One Acinetobacter piscicola genomic window, TTTGCACCTAGATCTTTTACCTCAGCATTATCTTCAAATGGAACATCTAAGTAGATCTTTAATTTTTCGGCCTTTTTATTTTCAATTACAGGCTTTTCAAAACCACGATGATGTAGTTTAAATTTTACGCCTACAATAGGGCGTCCTTTTTTAATTGTTTCATATTCTAACTGTAGATCGGTGTTTTCATTAATTTCAGCTACAATTTTATCTAATACATAACGTCGAAAATCGACCCAACGGTCATATTTAGTTTCATTTATATCAATTAGAGCTTTGAGATTCTCTAATAATAATGGAACTTCGTAGATTTCTTGAGTCTTAAATTTGAATTCGTTTTTTATGAAATAGGTATAAAGACTCATACTTGCAACTGAATCTAGAGCAAATAAATGTTTTAGTTGGTATGTAGTAAAATTACCACCAGCTAATTGAGTAAAGTAAGGTAATACTTCACTGGTAAATCTGATTTGAAGTGCATTCTTTGAATCATCTTCCCATCTTAACTCACGGATAATAGGGACAACCGAGTGAACTCTTTTAGTCTTTTTCTTTATATCATCTACAGGTTCTTCAATTACAAAGTGCGCCACACGGGATGAAAGTTCTTTGTAAATTCGATCAATGGCTACATTAATTGAATTTCGCTTACTTAATCCCAGTAATTCAGCTAAATCATCTTTATACAGATAAATGTATGTTTGTTCACTAATCTCTTTATCGATATGATTCTTCTCACCGTAATTGGCAACAGCCATCGCATATAAAAGTGCTTTATATTCATTCGCTGACAATTCAATAGGTCGTATCAAACGATTGCTAGTACTTACAACCCCATTGTGACGAATATTACCTATGCAGTACGGGATTGAATCCAGCTCTTCTTTGTTATGGCTTAGTTCTGACATAAAGTGTATTAACTATTTTAAGTGTGCTTAACTTGATTATGCATGTTATATAAAAAAGTGGAAAAAGATTCAACACTTTCACCTAAAAAACCTAAGGTGGAATACTTGTCACCAAATTTAGGTAAAAATCAATTAAAGTGGAAATATATTTTTAAATTCCACCCCAAGATGACAAATACTCCACTTTTAGATGTTTTTGATTCTTTATAGAAATACGGATTGATGAATAAATACCCATAATGGATTTTAAATAATCAATTAACCTATTTCGATATGACAAGTTTTCCACCTTTAAAAACGCAGATCACTGAAAAAAAATATCGAGTTTAGTCATAAGAACAAAATTTCTGCATTCTAGGGTGAGTGCGTGAAATTCTTTCCACTCTTAGATCAATGAATATATCAAAAAATGGTGTAGTAAAAAAAAGCCTTGCAACTTTATCCACAATATTATTTTTGTAAGTGATTTTTTTTCCACTCTTGCACTTAAATTCACTAACTTATCAACATTATAAATAATTGTTTTATATATATTTTAAATGATAATACATATATTTTATAATTAACAGTGAAAAACATTCCACCATAGTGACAAACACTCCACTTTTAAGTGACAAATATTCCACTTTACAGTGACAGATATTCCACTTTTAAGTGATCATCTTTCCACTTATAGAGGACAACTCTTCCACTTTAAGGTGACAAACCCTCCACCTTAAAGTTGATATGCTATTGTTTTTAAATAAAAAATATCAACTTAATTATTAATTAACTTAATTATTAATTACTATTAATTATTAAATAAGCTAGCTATATAAAACTTTAAATTTAAAATTGCTTTAGCGTTATACAAATGACTGTTTTAAATTTAAAAGGTGTAGTAACTTAGCCCAAAGTTATTTATATTAATAGTAATTGTAAATATAGAATGATTTGACAAGTATGTCTGCAAAAATTATTGCTGTTGCGAATCACAAGGGTGGTTGTGGTAAAACAACAACAGTTGTTCATTTAGCCTCTGAGCTAGCAAACTTAGGAAAAAAAGTGCTTGTAATCGATTTAGATCCTCAAGCAAATGCTAGCTTGCATATTGGTTTAAAACATCCAAGTGAAATTGGAGTAACAACCGCTGAATTATTAGTAGGTGATGTCTCATTACTTACTGACGCTTTAGAAGAAGATACTAATTTTGATAATGTTTCACTAATTTATGGTTCTCTCAATTTAGGAAAAACTGAGGACCAATTAAAAGAAGATGCGCCAAGACCATCAGAAGAACTCACTACAAAATTAGAACTATTAAAAGATCTTTATGATTTTATTTTAATTGACTGCCCTCCAAGTTTAAAACTATTGACGAGTAATGCTTTAGCATCTTCAACACATGTAATTATCCCGATTGAATCTGGCTCACAATATGGTCTATATGGTGTTACAGACTTACTTAATCATTTAGAAAAAATAAAGCGAATCAATCCGGAGTTACAATTATTAGGTGCACTACTTATTAAGCACGATGAGAGACAAAATGTTTGTAAACTCATTCGTGATGAAGCATTTAAGCAAGTGGGCTATATTATGGAAACGACTATTCCACAAAGTACAAAAGTAAATCAAGCCGCAATTATGCAGCAGTCTTTACTTAAGCTAGACAAAAGTGGAAAGGTTCGAAAGGCTTTTGAAAGTTTAGCTAAAGAAGTTTTAGCTAAAGTTAACTGATTGAGAATTTTATGGCAACTGCAAAAGAACTTTTAGCTCA contains:
- a CDS encoding replication initiation protein, which encodes MSELSHNKEELDSIPYCIGNIRHNGVVSTSNRLIRPIELSANEYKALLYAMAVANYGEKNHIDKEISEQTYIYLYKDDLAELLGLSKRNSINVAIDRIYKELSSRVAHFVIEEPVDDIKKKTKRVHSVVPIIRELRWEDDSKNALQIRFTSEVLPYFTQLAGGNFTTYQLKHLFALDSVASMSLYTYFIKNEFKFKTQEIYEVPLLLENLKALIDINETKYDRWVDFRRYVLDKIVAEINENTDLQLEYETIKKGRPIVGVKFKLHHRGFEKPVIENKKAEKLKIYLDVPFEDNAEVKDLGAKFDTTVRSWYIFNDDANYLQLEKWFKTVGCLTDSQANVVINDSLFQMDFAEVGMSLSDFKRKMKNKLKTDSKFVEDIKDRLNEIFGKDII
- a CDS encoding ParA family protein; amino-acid sequence: MSAKIIAVANHKGGCGKTTTVVHLASELANLGKKVLVIDLDPQANASLHIGLKHPSEIGVTTAELLVGDVSLLTDALEEDTNFDNVSLIYGSLNLGKTEDQLKEDAPRPSEELTTKLELLKDLYDFILIDCPPSLKLLTSNALASSTHVIIPIESGSQYGLYGVTDLLNHLEKIKRINPELQLLGALLIKHDERQNVCKLIRDEAFKQVGYIMETTIPQSTKVNQAAIMQQSLLKLDKSGKVRKAFESLAKEVLAKVN